In the genome of Streptomyces sp. 846.5, the window CAGCAGCGAGGGCAGGATCAGGTTGGCGTAGGCGTCGCGCTCGTCCACGGCCCGCAGCGCCGTGAAGGCGACCATCCGTGCCGGGTCCTTCTTGGGACGGCGGTGCGGACGGGGCGCGGACTTGGGGGCTGGACCGGTCATGTGGTGCCTCGCAAAGGTGCTGACGTTGGTTATGGGTCGTGCTGGTGGAAAAGTGCAGGCCTACTGGCCCAGACGCTCGCCGGGCTCCAGGCGCGAGCCCCGCGCCCAGTCTCCCGCCGCCATCCGCTTCTTGCCCTGCGGCTGGACCTCGTCCAGCTCGATCTCATGGCTGCCGGTGCCGACCCGCACGGTGTTCTTGTTCACCGCGATCTCCCCGGGCGCCAGCTCCGAGCGGCCGGCCGCGAGCCGTACCGGTCCCAGCTTGAGCCGCTCGCCGCGGAACAGCGTCCAGGCGCCGGGGGCCGGGGTGCAGCCGCGGACCACCCGGTCCACCCGCAGGGCGGGGGCGTTCCAGTCGACCCTGGCGTCCTCGACGCTGATCTTGGGGGCGAGGCTGACGCCGTCGGCGGGCTGGGGGCGCGGGCTGAGCTTCCCCTCCTCGATCCCGTCCATGGTCGCCACCAGCAGCCGCGCGCCGGAGCGGGACAGCCGCTCCAGCAGGTCGCCGCTGGTGTCGCCGGGGCGCACCATCTCGGTGACCGTGCCGTAGACCGGTCCGGTGTCCAGTCCCTGCTCGATCTCGAACGTCGAGGCGCCGGTGACCTCGTCCCCGGCCAGCACCGCGTGCTGCACCGGGGCCGCGCCGCGCCAGGCCGGCAGCAGCGAGAAGTGCAGGTTGACCCAGCCGTGCCGCGGGACGTCCAGGGCCGCCTTGGGCAGCAGCGCACCGTAGGCGACCACCGGGCAGCAGTCCGGGGCGAGCTGCGCCAGCCGCTCCAGGAACTCGGGCTCGCGCGGGCGCCCCGGCTTGAGCACCTCGATCCCGTGCTGCTCGGCCAGCTGCGCCACCGGGCTCGCGACCAGCTTCCGGCCGCGGCCGGCCGGCGCGTCCGGACGGGTGACCACGGCGGCCACCTCGTGCCGGGAGGCGATCAGCGCCTCCAGGGCGGGCAGAGCGGGCTCGGGCGTACCGGCGAATACCAGCTTCACTCAGCTTCTCCTCGGAATATCCAGGCGCAAGGGCTCACTGACCAGGGGTTCACGTGGGGGTGCGGGGGGTCGCCCCCCGGAATTCTGGAGCATGCAGGCGGGGCCTTTCAGGAGCTGGAGGCGACAGGAGCGGACGTCAGAGCGCGCGGCCGAAGGTGCTGTGCGGGGAGACCTTGACCTGCGGTGCGGAGTCCCCCGCCCACTCGGCCTCGCGGACGGCCCGCAGCGCGGCCTTGCGCTGCTCGCGGTCCAGCCGGTCGATGAAGATGATGCCGTCGAGGTGGTCGGTCTCGTGCTGGATGCAGCGCGCCAGCAGCTGGGTGCCCTCGATGGTGACCGGGTCGCCGTACTCGTTGAAGCCCTTGGCGACGACCCCGTAGGCCCGCTTGCAGTCGAAGGTGAGCCCGGGCAGCGACAGGCAGCCCTCCGGTCCGTCCTGCTCCTCCTCGGTGAGGTCCAGCCGCGGGTTGATCAGATGCCCGACCACCCCGTCCACGTGGTAGGTGAACACCCGCAGCGAGACGCCGATCTGGGGGGCCGCGAGGCCCGAGCCCGGGGCGTCCTTCATGGTCTCGGTGAGGTCGCTGACCAGGGTGCGCAGCTCCTTGTCGAACACCGTCACCGGTTGGGCCGCCAGCCGGAGCACCGGGTCGCCGAAGATGCGGATGGGCTGAATCGCCACGGAACGGGCTCCCGTCGGTCAGGGTGGAGGCGTGCAGCAACAAGAAGTGCACAGACACGCCAGTCTACTGACGTCCCGGCGAGCCCGGTTCCAAGGTCTCGCACGCCCCACTCGCACGCCGTGCGCATGCCTCCGCACGCCCCCGCCGTGACCAGACGGGCACTTCGGCCGTTGGTCAAAGGAGATTGACCGCCGGTTCCGAGAGGCTCCCCACACCATGGCCGACCACGCCACCCACGACGCCCGGGCAAGGGCCAGTCTGCACCTGCTGGTGCGGGACATCGAGCGGGTGCGGCGCCAGGTCGACGCGCTGCGTACGCTCACCGCACAGCTCGGCAACGTCTACCGCCCGCGCCGCCCCACCACCGCAGCCGGATTCGTCGTCTACGGACGCGCCCCCGCGCCGACGGTGCGGCTGGCGCAGGAGCTCAGGGACAGCGTGGAGGGACTGGTCGCCGCCGCGGTCGAGTTCGACCGGTCGCTCGGCTTCTCCTGGGACGCCGTCGGCTCCGCACTGGGCGTCACCAAGCAGGCCGTGCACCGCAGGTACGGCGTGCGCCGCAGCGCGGACGGCTCGGTGGCCGGCGTCCCCGAGCAGGGCGGCAGCCGGAGCAGCACCCCGGCCGAGGCCCTCGCCGAGGTACTCGACGCCTCCGCCTCCGGCGGGGTGCAGATCCCCGGCGGACTGTCCCGCGCCATCCCCGCTGCGCGGCGCGATCACGTCGCCCCTACGGAGGCGGCAGAGCCGGCGGAGAACGTCCGGGGCTGAGTGCGGCGTGTGCATGGTTTGTCGCGCAGTTCCCCGCGCCCCTGGGGGGCTGCAACTGAGCCAGTTGCACTTGCTTAGGGGCGCGGGGAACTGCGCGGCCAACCATGCAAACGCCGCAGCCGAAAACCCGCCTCAGCCGATGTCCGGCGGGTCGACCCGAACGCGCACTGCCTCGGCCGACCGCCGGACCAGCTGGGCGACCTGCGCCGCCTTCAGCGCCGCCGCCAGCGCCGCCCCCCGGCCCGGTTCGACCCGCAGCAGCACCCGTTCCAGCGGCTCCGCGTCCGCGCCCCCGCCTGCCGCGCGTCCCCGTACCGGCACCGGCCCCAGTACGTCGCCCCCCTCCGGCAGCCGCAGCAGCCCCAGCAGATCCTCCACCGAGGCGGCGGTCCCGGTCACCGACGCCATCCGCGACACCGGCGGAAACCGCAGTTCGGCCCGCTCGCCGAGCTCCAGCGCAGCGAACCCGGCCGGGTCCCACCGGACCAGGGCCTGCACCGGGCGCAGGGTCTCCTCCGCGACGATCACCACCGTGCCGCCCTCGTCGCGCGGCCGCACCAGCCCTGCGGCGTTGGTCCAGCGCCGCAGCGCGTCCTCGCCGGCCCGCAGGTCGGCCCGGCCCAGCAGCGCCCAGCCGTCCAGCAGCAGCGCCGCCGCATAGCCGCCCTCGGCCACCGGCTCCGCCCCTGGCGTCGAGACCACCAGCGCGGGCGCGTCCGGCACCGAGGCCAGCACCTCGGCCCGCCCCGAGGTCCGCACCGGGACCAGCGGAAAGGCCCGCCCCAGCTCCTCGGCGGTGCGCCCGGTGCCGACCACCTGCGCCCTGAGCCCGGTCCCGCCGCACTCCCTGCAGTGCCAGTCGGCCTCGGTCCGCCCGCACCAGGCACAGGTCAGCACTCCGCCCGAGCCCGGCAGCGCCAGCGGTCCGGCGCAGTGCCCGCAGCGGGCGCTCTCCCGGCAGCGGGTGCAGGCCAGCCTCGGCACATAGCCGCGCCGCGGCACCTGCACCAGTACCGGGCCGCGCTCCAGCGCCTCCCTGGCCACCCGCCAGGCGTGCGAGGGCAGCCGGGCCGCCCGGGCCGCCGCGTCGTCCGACTGGTCCCGGTCCGAGACGGTGCGGACCAGCGGGGCGCTGCGCCGCACCTGCTCGCGGTCGGCCGCCAGCGGCCGGGCCCAGCCGGTGCGCAGCAGCTGCGCCGCCTCCACCGTCGTGGTCAGCCCGCCGATCAGCACTGCCGCGCCGACCTCGGCCGCGCGCAGCAGCAGCACGTCGCGGGCATGGGGATAGGGCGCGCGCTCGTCGCTGAGCCGGTCGTCCCCGTCGTCCCACACCGCCAGCAGCCCCAGGTCGCGCACCGGCGCGAACATCGCGGCCCGGGTGCCGACCACGGCGCGCACCGAGCCACGGCTGACGGCCAGCCAGCGACGGTAGCGCTCCTCGGCGCCGTGCTCGGCGGTCAGCGCCACATGATGGCCCGAGCCCAGCAGCTCCAGCAGCGCCGCGTCCAGCTGCGCCACCGAGCGGCCGTCGGGCAGCACCACCAGGGCGCCCCGCCCCGAGGCCAGCGCCGCCGCGACCGCCACCGCCAGCTCCCCGGGCCAGCTCCCGCCGGGCAGCGCCGTCCACACCGCTCTCGGCGACCCGCCCTCCGCCAGCGCCGTCAGAAAGGCCGGCCCCTGCGGATAGCGCGACCAGGAACCGGCGGCCGGCGGCCCGGGCGCGGGCAGCGGCTCCGGCGAGGGGGTCGCCTCGGCCCGGCCGTGCTTGGGCGGCACCGCCAGCTGGAGCACGTCCGCCAGCGTCCCGGCGTAGCGGTCCGCGACCGCCCGGCACAGCCGCAGCAGCTCCGGCGACAGCACCGGCTCCGGCGACAGCACCTGGCTGAGCGGTGCCAGCGGACCCGCGTAGTCGGACGCCGCCAGCCGCTCCACCACGAAGCCGTCGATCAGTGTGCCGCCCTCGCGGCGGCCCTTCACCACCCGCGCCCCGAAACGTACACGGACCCGGACACCCGGTTGGGCGGCCTCGTCCAGATCCACCGGAACGGAGTAGTCGAAGTACTGGTCGATCACCAGCACACCCTTGTTGACGACCACGCGGGCGACCGGCAGCCGGTCGGTGGTCGCCTTGGGATTGATCCTCGGCTTCGCCCTGGCCCTGGCCTTCTTCAGCTCGGCGCGCACCAGCTCCAGCTGCTCCCCCGCCCCTTCGGAGGCGGGGGCGCTGTCGGGGGAGCCGGTGGTGCCGTTCATGGCCCCAGTCCTACCAGAACCGACCGACACATCCCGATGCCGGGACGGCCCCGGGGCGGCAGAATGCGAGGCATGACGAATCTCGACGATTTCGGCGGCGGCCAGCACAGCACCGAGGTCCTGGTGGTCACCACCAACGACGTGCCCGGCCACCGGGTGGACCGGGTCATCGGTGAGGTCTTCGGCCTCACCGTCCGCTCGCGCAACATCGGCAGCCAGATCGGCGCCGGCTTCAAGTCGCTGGCCGGCGGCGAGCTGCGCGGGCTCACCAAGACCCTGGTCGAGAGCCGCAACCAGGCCATGGACCGGCTGGTCGAGCAGGCCAGGTCGCGCGGCGCCAACGCCGTGCTGGCCATGCGCTTCGACGTCACCGAGGCCGGCGGCAACGGCGCGGAGATCTGCGCCTACGGCACCGCGGCGGTGATCAGCCCGGTCGGCTGACCGCCCCGCAGGCCACCGCAGGCAGACGTCGACGGCCCCTCCGGATCACTCCGGAGGGGCCGTCGGCGGTTCTGGGCTGCGGTCAGCTCTCGACCGCGCGCTTCAGTGCCTCGGCGCGGTCGGTGCGCTCCCAGGTGAAGTCCGGCAGCTCACGGCCGAAGTGGCCGTAGGCGGCGGTCTGGGAGTAGATCGGGCGCAGCAGGTCCAGGTCGCGGATGATCGCGGCCGGACGCAGGTCGAAGACCTGGGTGACGGCTTCCTGGATCTTCAGCACCGGGGCGGTCTCGGTGCCGAAGGTCTCCACGAACAGACCCACCGGCTCGGCCTTGCCGATCGCGTAGGCGACCTGGACCTCGGCGCGGCGGGCCAGGCCCGCGGCGACGATGTTCTTGGCGACCCAGCGCATCGCGTACGCGGCGGAGCGGTCGACCTTGGACGGGTCCTTGCCGGAGAACGCGCCGCCGCCGTGGCGGGCCATGCCGCCGTAGGTGTCGATGATGATCTTGCGGCCGGTCAGGCCGGCGTCGCCCATCGGGCCGCCGATCTCGAAGCGGCCGGTCGGGTTCACCAGCAGCCGGTAGCCCTCGGTGACCAGGGTGATGCCCTCGTCGGCCAGCGCCTTCAGCTCCGGCTCCACCACGAACTCGCGGATGTCGGGGGCCAGCAGCGAGTCCAGGTCGATGTCGGACGCGTGCTGCGAGGACACCACGACGGTGTCCAGCCGCACGGCCGCGTCGCCGTCGTACTCGATGGTGACCTGGGTCTTGCCGTCGGGGCGCAGGTACGGGATGGTCCCGTTCTTGCGGACCTCGGACAGGCGCTTGGCCAGCCGGTGCGCCAGGGTGATCGGCAGCGGCATCAGTTCGGGCGTGTCGTCGCACGCGTACCCGAACATCAGGCCCTGGTCGCCGGCGCCCTGCTTGTCCAGTTCGTCACCTACGTCGGCGGCGCCCGCGGCACGATGCTCGTAGGCGTCGTCGACGCCCTGGGCGATGTCGGGCGACTGGGCCCCGATGGACACCGACA includes:
- the fmt gene encoding methionyl-tRNA formyltransferase; the protein is MKLVFAGTPEPALPALEALIASRHEVAAVVTRPDAPAGRGRKLVASPVAQLAEQHGIEVLKPGRPREPEFLERLAQLAPDCCPVVAYGALLPKAALDVPRHGWVNLHFSLLPAWRGAAPVQHAVLAGDEVTGASTFEIEQGLDTGPVYGTVTEMVRPGDTSGDLLERLSRSGARLLVATMDGIEEGKLSPRPQPADGVSLAPKISVEDARVDWNAPALRVDRVVRGCTPAPGAWTLFRGERLKLGPVRLAAGRSELAPGEIAVNKNTVRVGTGSHEIELDEVQPQGKKRMAAGDWARGSRLEPGERLGQ
- the metK gene encoding methionine adenosyltransferase, whose translation is MSRRLFTSESVTEGHPDKIADQISDTILDALLKDDPTSRVAVETLITTGQVHVAGEVTTKAYAPIAQLVREKILEIGYDSSKKGFDGASCGVSVSIGAQSPDIAQGVDDAYEHRAAGAADVGDELDKQGAGDQGLMFGYACDDTPELMPLPITLAHRLAKRLSEVRKNGTIPYLRPDGKTQVTIEYDGDAAVRLDTVVVSSQHASDIDLDSLLAPDIREFVVEPELKALADEGITLVTEGYRLLVNPTGRFEIGGPMGDAGLTGRKIIIDTYGGMARHGGGAFSGKDPSKVDRSAAYAMRWVAKNIVAAGLARRAEVQVAYAIGKAEPVGLFVETFGTETAPVLKIQEAVTQVFDLRPAAIIRDLDLLRPIYSQTAAYGHFGRELPDFTWERTDRAEALKRAVES
- a CDS encoding YbjQ family protein, giving the protein MTNLDDFGGGQHSTEVLVVTTNDVPGHRVDRVIGEVFGLTVRSRNIGSQIGAGFKSLAGGELRGLTKTLVESRNQAMDRLVEQARSRGANAVLAMRFDVTEAGGNGAEICAYGTAAVISPVG
- the def gene encoding peptide deformylase, which codes for MAIQPIRIFGDPVLRLAAQPVTVFDKELRTLVSDLTETMKDAPGSGLAAPQIGVSLRVFTYHVDGVVGHLINPRLDLTEEEQDGPEGCLSLPGLTFDCKRAYGVVAKGFNEYGDPVTIEGTQLLARCIQHETDHLDGIIFIDRLDREQRKAALRAVREAEWAGDSAPQVKVSPHSTFGRAL
- a CDS encoding primosomal protein N', which codes for MNGTTGSPDSAPASEGAGEQLELVRAELKKARARAKPRINPKATTDRLPVARVVVNKGVLVIDQYFDYSVPVDLDEAAQPGVRVRVRFGARVVKGRREGGTLIDGFVVERLAASDYAGPLAPLSQVLSPEPVLSPELLRLCRAVADRYAGTLADVLQLAVPPKHGRAEATPSPEPLPAPGPPAAGSWSRYPQGPAFLTALAEGGSPRAVWTALPGGSWPGELAVAVAAALASGRGALVVLPDGRSVAQLDAALLELLGSGHHVALTAEHGAEERYRRWLAVSRGSVRAVVGTRAAMFAPVRDLGLLAVWDDGDDRLSDERAPYPHARDVLLLRAAEVGAAVLIGGLTTTVEAAQLLRTGWARPLAADREQVRRSAPLVRTVSDRDQSDDAAARAARLPSHAWRVAREALERGPVLVQVPRRGYVPRLACTRCRESARCGHCAGPLALPGSGGVLTCAWCGRTEADWHCRECGGTGLRAQVVGTGRTAEELGRAFPLVPVRTSGRAEVLASVPDAPALVVSTPGAEPVAEGGYAAALLLDGWALLGRADLRAGEDALRRWTNAAGLVRPRDEGGTVVIVAEETLRPVQALVRWDPAGFAALELGERAELRFPPVSRMASVTGTAASVEDLLGLLRLPEGGDVLGPVPVRGRAAGGGADAEPLERVLLRVEPGRGAALAAALKAAQVAQLVRRSAEAVRVRVDPPDIG